The proteins below come from a single Faecalibaculum rodentium genomic window:
- a CDS encoding CTP synthase, which translates to MTTKYIFVTGGVVSGLGKGISAASLGRLLKSRGYKVTSQKLDPYINVDPGTMSPYQHGEVFVTDDGLEADLDLGHYERFIDENLHTYSNLTTGRVYWNVINKERDGKYLGETVQVIPHVTDEIKNFVIQAGRHAQADFVITEIGGTTGDIESLPFLESIRQVPLEVGRENCVFMHVTYIPYLSGSNEYKSKPTQHSVKDLQSHGINPDIIIARCDEEIPQSVLNKISLFCNVSPQSVIQNRTLESLYEVPLMLEEQHLADLVCSKLGLEPRQPDLEEWRELVDTIHHPQDTVRIALVGKYVQLHDAYLSVAEALSHAGFANEARVEIDWVDSEELETADLDEVFGNVDGIILPGGFGGRGIEGMIRVANYARQKRIPYLGICLGMQIAAISFARHVLGYEDANSYEFDPASRHTVIDFMEDQKNEIRKGGTMRLGAYPCSVRPGTRLHECYGRELVDERHRHRYEFNNIYRSEFENAGMLISGTSPDKTLVEAVELTDHPFYVGVQYHPEFLSRPNRAHPLFKGLVKASITRKHENAAVK; encoded by the coding sequence ATGACGACAAAATATATATTTGTGACCGGAGGCGTTGTCTCCGGTCTTGGCAAGGGCATCAGCGCCGCCAGTCTGGGCAGGCTGCTGAAAAGCCGCGGCTATAAAGTGACCAGCCAGAAACTGGATCCCTACATCAACGTGGATCCGGGAACCATGTCACCCTATCAGCATGGGGAAGTGTTTGTGACAGATGACGGACTGGAAGCCGATCTGGATCTGGGTCATTATGAGCGCTTCATCGACGAGAACCTCCATACGTATTCGAACCTGACCACCGGGCGGGTGTACTGGAATGTCATCAACAAGGAACGGGACGGAAAATATCTGGGAGAAACCGTACAGGTGATCCCGCATGTGACGGATGAAATCAAGAATTTCGTCATACAGGCAGGGCGCCATGCGCAGGCAGATTTCGTCATCACGGAAATCGGCGGCACCACGGGTGACATCGAGAGTCTGCCGTTTCTGGAAAGCATCCGGCAGGTCCCCCTGGAAGTGGGGCGTGAAAACTGCGTATTCATGCATGTGACCTATATTCCCTATCTGTCTGGTTCCAATGAATACAAATCCAAGCCCACACAGCATTCCGTCAAGGACCTGCAGTCTCACGGAATCAATCCCGACATCATCATTGCCCGCTGCGATGAAGAGATCCCGCAGTCCGTGCTCAACAAGATTTCGCTGTTCTGCAACGTCAGCCCCCAGAGCGTGATTCAGAACCGGACGCTGGAATCCCTGTATGAAGTGCCGCTCATGCTGGAAGAACAGCATCTTGCCGATCTGGTCTGCTCGAAGCTGGGGCTCGAACCGCGGCAGCCGGATCTGGAAGAATGGCGGGAACTGGTGGACACCATTCATCACCCGCAGGATACAGTGCGGATCGCACTGGTGGGAAAATACGTGCAGCTGCACGATGCCTACCTCTCCGTGGCCGAGGCTTTGTCCCATGCCGGATTCGCCAATGAAGCCCGGGTGGAGATCGACTGGGTGGACAGCGAAGAGCTGGAGACTGCGGATCTGGATGAGGTATTCGGCAATGTGGACGGCATCATTCTTCCGGGCGGATTCGGCGGCCGCGGTATCGAAGGCATGATCCGGGTCGCCAACTACGCAAGACAGAAGCGGATTCCCTACCTCGGGATCTGCCTGGGCATGCAGATCGCGGCGATCAGCTTTGCCAGACATGTACTGGGGTATGAAGATGCCAACAGTTATGAATTCGATCCGGCCAGCCGGCATACAGTGATTGATTTCATGGAAGACCAGAAAAACGAGATCCGCAAGGGCGGAACGATGCGGCTGGGCGCCTATCCCTGTTCCGTCCGCCCCGGAACCAGGCTGCATGAATGCTATGGCCGTGAACTGGTGGACGAACGTCACCGGCACCGATATGAGTTCAACAACATCTACCGCTCGGAGTTCGAGAATGCGGGTATGCTGATCAGCGGCACAAGCCCGGACAAGACGCTGGTGGAGGCAGTGGAACTTACGGATCACCCCTTTTATGTCGGGGTGCAGTATCATCCCGAGTTTCTGTCCAGGCCAAACCGGGCCCATCCTCTGTTCAAGGGCCTTGTAAAGGCTTCCATCACACGAAAGCACGAAAATGCCGCAGTAAAATGA
- a CDS encoding alpha-amylase family glycosyl hydrolase, translated as MWYDESVIYQIYPLGAFGAPFENDHVQAHRILKAKEYIPHLQKLGANTVLFNPLFQSVTHGYNTTDMRKVDERLGTTEDLQEVTEALKEAGIRVIFDAVFNHVGREFFAFQDVLKNREASPYKHWFHIDFGGNSSFNDGFWYKNWEGYDELVSLNLKNPEVVRYIFDTVDWWKKTFGISGLRLDVAYCLDQDFLRQLHDHVRSFEGEPFFLLGETLHGDYNTWVNEAMLDSCTNYECYKGIHSSFNSRNFFEILYSFNRQFGKDPWCLYTGKHLLAFVDNHDVNRIASVLEKKEQLPLVYGMLFTMPGIPAIYYGSESGVEGVKNENDTAIRPEIETLEWNDLTDRIARLIEIRKAEPALSYGDYTQIALTNTACVYQRSHEGDTIWYAVNIDEAPVTLQVGRQADAADLLTGENICIDQTLELAPGSMKILKLQ; from the coding sequence ATGTGGTATGACGAGTCCGTAATTTATCAGATTTATCCGCTGGGTGCCTTCGGGGCTCCCTTTGAAAACGATCACGTACAGGCACACCGCATCCTGAAGGCAAAGGAGTATATCCCGCATCTTCAGAAACTCGGGGCCAATACCGTTCTGTTCAATCCGCTGTTCCAGTCTGTGACCCATGGGTACAACACAACAGATATGCGGAAAGTGGATGAACGGCTGGGAACTACCGAAGACCTCCAGGAAGTGACAGAGGCACTGAAAGAAGCCGGCATCCGGGTGATCTTTGATGCAGTCTTCAACCATGTGGGCCGGGAGTTTTTTGCCTTCCAGGATGTCCTGAAGAACCGGGAAGCCAGTCCATACAAACACTGGTTTCACATCGATTTCGGCGGCAATTCCTCCTTTAATGACGGGTTCTGGTACAAAAACTGGGAAGGCTATGACGAGCTGGTGAGTCTGAACCTGAAGAATCCGGAGGTCGTACGCTATATTTTCGACACAGTGGACTGGTGGAAAAAGACATTCGGGATCTCAGGGCTGCGGCTGGACGTTGCCTATTGCCTGGACCAGGATTTCCTGCGTCAGCTCCATGATCATGTCCGCTCCTTTGAAGGAGAGCCCTTTTTCCTGCTGGGAGAAACGCTGCATGGAGACTACAACACCTGGGTCAATGAGGCGATGCTTGACTCCTGCACCAATTATGAGTGCTACAAGGGCATCCACTCGAGCTTCAATTCCAGAAACTTCTTTGAAATCCTCTATTCCTTCAACCGCCAGTTCGGCAAGGATCCCTGGTGTCTGTATACCGGAAAGCATCTGCTGGCATTCGTGGACAACCACGATGTAAACCGCATCGCAAGTGTGCTGGAGAAAAAAGAGCAGCTCCCGCTGGTCTACGGTATGCTGTTCACCATGCCTGGCATTCCTGCCATTTATTATGGAAGCGAGAGTGGCGTGGAAGGCGTCAAGAACGAAAACGACACAGCCATCCGGCCCGAAATAGAGACCCTGGAATGGAATGATCTGACGGACCGGATTGCCAGGCTCATTGAGATCCGCAAAGCAGAACCGGCTCTGTCCTATGGCGACTACACGCAGATCGCTCTGACCAACACAGCCTGTGTCTATCAGCGAAGTCACGAAGGAGACACGATCTGGTATGCAGTCAACATCGATGAGGCCCCCGTGACACTGCAAGTCGGCCGTCAGGCAGATGCCGCAGATCTGCTGACAGGAGAAAACATTTGCATCGACCAGACACTGGAACTGGCGCCCGGCAGCATGAAGATCCTGAAGCTGCAGTGA
- a CDS encoding AI-2E family transporter: MFHLDEQYRSREVLIQRLILFALGLAMVIIYFRQILDFFAHILGICTPFIVGGFLGYVLNVLATSLMGWGQRLFHMRENRFTRFLCNCLAILTLVLLLFVFLFVLFPRIADSLRSVMTDLPGSLYSFWMWLLHITERVPAVHDWLARLDFSVDSITRALEEFLSWLNADAQTSLMSSVYNVLSSAFSWAFNCMMSVMFAIILLFNKQRVVHEGRSLLQAYMPERFYNRSMHILKLIDNTFTGYIGGSCLECLILGTLVGILSAVFGLPYALLAGLVVGIGALVPMFGALAAAILVSLFMALESPVNGLYFMILFLCIQQVEGNFIYPHVMGKTVGLPPFFVMIAITIGANAAGILGMIVFIPITSCVYQIIREDASARLAVRKRRKQADALTAQSSAGRGSAANRRDPASDSKETSHV, translated from the coding sequence ATGTTCCATCTTGATGAGCAGTACCGGAGCAGGGAAGTGCTGATTCAGCGCCTCATTCTGTTTGCACTGGGTCTGGCCATGGTCATCATATATTTTCGTCAGATTCTGGATTTTTTCGCACACATCCTGGGTATCTGCACCCCGTTCATCGTGGGCGGATTCCTCGGGTACGTTCTGAATGTACTGGCAACCTCTCTGATGGGGTGGGGCCAGCGGCTGTTTCATATGCGGGAAAACCGGTTCACAAGGTTCCTCTGCAACTGTCTGGCCATCCTGACGCTGGTTCTGCTGCTGTTTGTGTTCCTGTTCGTGCTCTTTCCACGAATCGCAGACAGTCTGCGGTCTGTCATGACGGACCTGCCCGGCAGCCTGTATTCCTTCTGGATGTGGCTGCTGCACATCACGGAACGAGTCCCTGCTGTACATGACTGGCTGGCCCGGCTGGATTTCTCCGTGGACAGCATTACAAGGGCCCTGGAAGAGTTTCTATCCTGGCTGAACGCAGACGCCCAGACAAGTCTCATGAGTTCTGTCTACAACGTGCTGTCTTCTGCCTTCTCCTGGGCTTTCAACTGCATGATGTCGGTGATGTTTGCCATTATCCTGCTGTTCAACAAACAGCGGGTCGTGCACGAGGGACGCTCCCTGCTGCAGGCGTACATGCCTGAACGTTTCTACAACCGGTCCATGCACATTCTGAAACTCATCGACAACACCTTTACCGGCTATATCGGCGGATCCTGTCTCGAGTGCCTGATCCTGGGAACACTTGTCGGGATACTCAGTGCTGTATTCGGTCTGCCCTATGCCCTGCTGGCCGGACTGGTTGTCGGGATCGGGGCACTGGTTCCGATGTTCGGAGCCCTTGCCGCCGCCATTCTGGTTTCGCTGTTCATGGCCCTGGAATCGCCGGTCAACGGGCTGTATTTCATGATTCTGTTCCTCTGCATTCAGCAGGTGGAAGGCAATTTCATCTATCCCCATGTGATGGGAAAAACCGTGGGGCTGCCGCCGTTTTTTGTCATGATCGCGATCACCATCGGCGCCAATGCAGCCGGGATTCTGGGAATGATCGTCTTCATACCCATTACGTCGTGTGTCTATCAGATCATCCGCGAAGATGCCTCTGCCCGTCTGGCTGTGCGAAAGCGCAGGAAACAGGCGGACGCCCTGACTGCACAGTCCTCTGCAGGCAGAGGAAGTGCTGCGAACCGCCGGGATCCGGCCAGTGATTCGAAGGAGACCAGTCATGTATAA